A stretch of the Geovibrio thiophilus genome encodes the following:
- a CDS encoding NAD-dependent malic enzyme produces the protein MLFEYSNKTIKSIRVKITDKPGYLGRLTSLVGEMDGMFGEIKSVHIGKGYKIRDLDVYTDGEEQLKAILKEVEKLEGIEIIAVKDIVEEYHQGGKFKIVPTVPVETIDDLKIVYTPGVASICKQIAADKSLANQFTTIPNNVAIVTNGTAILGLGDIGAVAGMPVMEGKALLFSCLADINGIPILIESHDSEVIIETVKNIAPTFGAIKLEDIKAPECFEIESRLQSMLNIPVMHDDQHGTAVVVLAALLNIAKYTFINLHQSSVGFIGLGAAGTGIFKLLKAYGVTKLIGTDLNADAKKLFSELGGTPTDLNGVMKDSKIVIATTGCPELIKPEMIQSGQVILALSNPNPEIDPELAVKSGAIFAADGKSVNNALAFPGLFKGALSSKARYINDRMKIAAAKTIASFALEGDLVPNILNRKVHDAVALAVEQEAFKSGAAVNPE, from the coding sequence ATGCTTTTTGAGTATTCAAATAAAACTATCAAATCGATCAGGGTAAAAATTACGGATAAGCCCGGCTATCTCGGAAGGCTCACATCACTTGTGGGCGAAATGGACGGCATGTTCGGTGAAATTAAGTCAGTCCACATAGGAAAAGGCTATAAAATCCGCGATCTCGATGTTTATACAGACGGCGAGGAGCAGCTCAAGGCTATACTCAAAGAAGTGGAAAAGCTTGAAGGCATAGAGATAATCGCCGTAAAAGACATAGTGGAGGAGTACCATCAGGGCGGCAAGTTCAAGATTGTGCCTACTGTACCTGTTGAAACGATAGATGATCTTAAAATTGTCTACACTCCCGGCGTGGCGTCCATATGCAAGCAGATAGCCGCCGATAAGTCTCTTGCCAATCAATTCACCACCATTCCCAACAATGTGGCTATAGTCACCAACGGAACAGCCATACTCGGTCTCGGGGATATAGGCGCTGTGGCAGGTATGCCCGTTATGGAGGGCAAGGCGCTTCTTTTCAGCTGCCTTGCCGATATAAACGGCATACCGATACTCATTGAATCCCACGATTCCGAGGTGATCATCGAAACAGTGAAAAACATTGCTCCCACATTCGGAGCGATAAAGCTTGAGGATATAAAGGCGCCGGAATGCTTCGAGATAGAATCAAGACTCCAGAGCATGCTTAATATTCCGGTTATGCACGACGACCAGCACGGAACGGCTGTGGTTGTTCTGGCAGCGCTCCTCAATATTGCCAAATACACCTTCATAAACCTTCATCAGTCCAGCGTGGGGTTCATTGGTCTCGGCGCAGCCGGAACAGGGATATTCAAGCTGCTTAAGGCATACGGCGTCACCAAGCTTATAGGAACGGATCTCAACGCGGACGCGAAGAAGCTTTTTTCCGAACTCGGGGGTACTCCCACAGACCTTAACGGCGTTATGAAAGACTCCAAAATAGTCATTGCCACAACAGGCTGCCCTGAGCTTATAAAGCCTGAAATGATCCAGTCCGGACAGGTTATACTCGCCCTTTCCAACCCTAACCCGGAGATAGACCCTGAACTGGCAGTGAAATCCGGCGCCATATTCGCTGCGGACGGTAAATCCGTGAACAATGCTCTTGCATTTCCCGGGCTTTTCAAGGGGGCTCTTTCATCCAAGGCAAGATATATCAACGACCGTATGAAGATAGCCGCAGCCAAAACCATAGCTTCTTTTGCTCTGGAGGGCGACCTTGTTCCGAATATTCTGAACAGAAAAGTGCATGACGCTGTGGCTCTTGCCGTTGAGCAGGAGGCTTTCAAGTCAGGTGCTGCGGTTAATCCGGAGTAG
- a CDS encoding HD domain-containing protein, whose protein sequence is MSIADYLLSVKKLNNIGRWASDFMHRRASVAEHSFSVAQIAQLLGIMEENAGNKVDWGRLYKKALNHDVSEAFTGDILSHVKHRTEKMKHMVEEIEVLIAEDMLLSSFNEQYKEVFRDILFDGKDATLEGRILKYADNIDAVLECLYEKNLGNKSPFEEKYYEILRKLEGSDLVSVKIFLRDILPDLEKRA, encoded by the coding sequence ATGAGTATAGCCGATTATCTTTTATCAGTCAAAAAGCTTAACAACATAGGTCGCTGGGCAAGCGATTTCATGCACAGACGGGCTTCCGTTGCAGAACACTCTTTCTCTGTGGCGCAGATAGCCCAGCTTCTGGGTATCATGGAGGAGAACGCCGGAAATAAGGTGGACTGGGGCAGGCTCTATAAAAAAGCGCTGAATCATGATGTTTCCGAAGCCTTCACGGGGGATATTCTCAGCCATGTGAAGCACAGGACTGAAAAGATGAAGCATATGGTTGAGGAGATTGAGGTTCTCATAGCGGAAGACATGCTCCTCAGCTCGTTCAATGAGCAGTATAAAGAGGTTTTCAGGGATATACTCTTCGACGGCAAGGACGCCACGCTTGAGGGACGGATACTGAAATACGCCGATAATATAGACGCCGTCCTTGAATGTCTCTATGAAAAAAACCTCGGCAATAAATCGCCTTTTGAAGAAAAATACTACGAAATTCTCCGCAAGCTTGAGGGCTCAGACCTCGTAAGCGTTAAGATTTTTCTCCGTGATATTCTTCCGGATCTGGAGAAGCGGGCATAA
- the cybH gene encoding Ni/Fe-hydrogenase, b-type cytochrome subunit — protein sequence MTPKLTAEMRHLCPAKGFIYVWQMPVRFSHWLNVICITILISTGLYIHFPFFTYDNALTEPYVMGQMRFVHFVTGMVFTFSVLLRIAYVLIGNEYANWRTFYNPFNKKDRGLIIQYFKYYTFLEKNPKHIITHNPMAQYAYLAVFLIFFFQILSGFYLWSLNDPNGTLYGMLSWFSYIGNVQYIRMIHYFVVFLIATFLVVHLYAAALVDFRTRAGDISSIFSGWKTDVSEDE from the coding sequence ATGACTCCCAAACTTACCGCAGAAATGCGGCATCTTTGTCCTGCAAAAGGTTTCATTTATGTATGGCAGATGCCCGTCAGGTTCAGTCACTGGCTCAATGTAATCTGTATCACCATTCTTATCAGCACAGGGCTTTACATCCACTTCCCTTTCTTCACCTATGACAATGCGCTTACAGAGCCCTACGTCATGGGACAGATGCGTTTTGTCCATTTTGTCACAGGCATGGTTTTCACATTCAGCGTTCTTTTGAGGATTGCTTATGTGCTCATAGGAAACGAGTACGCCAACTGGCGCACCTTTTACAATCCTTTCAACAAAAAAGACAGGGGACTGATAATACAGTATTTCAAATATTATACGTTCCTTGAAAAGAACCCGAAACATATAATCACCCACAACCCTATGGCGCAGTACGCCTACCTTGCGGTGTTCCTCATATTCTTCTTCCAGATACTCAGCGGCTTCTATCTCTGGTCTCTGAATGATCCTAACGGGACGCTTTACGGTATGCTGAGCTGGTTCAGCTACATAGGCAATGTGCAGTATATCAGAATGATTCACTACTTCGTTGTGTTCCTCATAGCAACCTTCCTTGTAGTGCACCTTTACGCGGCTGCCCTTGTGGATTTCAGAACCCGTGCGGGAGATATAAGCTCCATCTTCTCCGGCTGGAAAACTGACGTTTCCGAAGACGAATAA
- a CDS encoding STAS domain-containing protein — protein MMKIHTEDYGQFKVLKVAGKVDILTSSEIRAKLADVARARISVLVVDLDKVVYMDSSGLATFLEGLKSMKEYGGVLRLVNVPERIDKVLKLMKLDQVFEVYDSVDEASRGK, from the coding sequence ATGATGAAAATACACACTGAGGATTACGGTCAGTTTAAAGTTCTGAAAGTCGCCGGTAAGGTTGACATACTCACTTCCTCCGAGATCAGAGCTAAGCTTGCCGATGTTGCCCGGGCGAGGATAAGCGTGCTCGTGGTTGACCTTGATAAAGTTGTGTATATGGATTCATCCGGTCTCGCCACGTTCCTTGAGGGGCTTAAAAGCATGAAGGAATACGGCGGTGTTCTGCGTCTTGTTAATGTGCCCGAGAGAATAGACAAGGTGCTTAAGCTGATGAAGCTTGATCAGGTCTTCGAGGTGTATGACTCAGTTGATGAAGCCTCCAGAGGAAAATAA
- a CDS encoding LPP20 family lipoprotein, which produces MIKTIAAAAASLALAGCMASKTEAPKPAAHNTKQIQQTRADNAFNELEKEVSGQGTGLEGMEKPVQVPAPSAEKAPAIPKPEYANRPVDKDNLGPVTKYPIQNGFPVWFATPNMDGYIGAVGIAKQQARGGIAAQRRTAKALAQNDLARSIRVIVNAEVNIEKLNVDTQTLKYYQSKVSTLSRHQAEEVLSDFEIRDEWLDPKTKELYVWLVLRK; this is translated from the coding sequence ATGATTAAGACAATTGCAGCAGCGGCGGCTTCACTTGCGCTGGCGGGGTGTATGGCTTCCAAGACGGAGGCTCCCAAACCTGCCGCGCATAATACAAAACAGATTCAGCAGACAAGAGCGGACAACGCCTTCAATGAGCTTGAAAAAGAGGTCAGCGGTCAGGGCACAGGACTTGAGGGGATGGAAAAACCTGTTCAGGTTCCCGCTCCCTCTGCTGAAAAGGCTCCGGCTATTCCCAAGCCTGAATATGCGAACAGACCGGTGGATAAGGATAACCTTGGTCCAGTGACAAAATATCCTATTCAGAACGGTTTTCCTGTCTGGTTCGCGACCCCGAATATGGACGGCTATATCGGAGCGGTGGGAATAGCCAAGCAGCAGGCGAGGGGCGGCATAGCGGCACAGCGCAGAACAGCCAAGGCGCTTGCCCAGAATGACCTTGCGAGAAGCATAAGGGTTATAGTCAACGCAGAAGTTAATATCGAAAAGCTGAATGTGGATACTCAGACTCTTAAATACTATCAGAGTAAAGTTTCCACCCTCTCCCGTCATCAGGCGGAAGAGGTTTTAAGTGATTTTGAAATCCGTGATGAATGGCTGGATCCGAAAACAAAGGAGCTTTATGTTTGGCTTGTGCTCAGAAAATAA
- a CDS encoding transglycosylase SLT domain-containing protein, producing the protein MKKFFCLALVMLFASFSFAEGFDDFKESMDSGFSDEKKSFDTYKEELEKEFTEYKRIVNEEYEAYKNEILSQWKEAEMSTPTKWVEYTNGLKEKKVVDFENGTYRLEVIGRDYEQAERDLDALMRDMLGVDKATAFQRDIPSRKTDEKAREKLKNIATGTVGNESVIGSAVTGKENPTKKDIDSAAEKLKENASVKTEPSKTGETVFVMQGKLPPETYRKRAEELNPSVQKYAKEFKIQPSLVFSVIQTESAFNPVAQSHIPAYGLMQIVPASAGKDVAQLLMGKPLILTPSYLFNTDNNIRAGTAYLHILYYRYLKAVNHPESRFYCSIAAYNTGSGNVASAFNGRSAGKNRYNVTTAAGIINSMTPSEVYDYLRVRLDYDEARRYIVKVTGTLPSYRYFD; encoded by the coding sequence ATGAAAAAATTTTTCTGCCTTGCTCTTGTTATGCTCTTTGCCTCTTTCTCCTTCGCCGAAGGATTTGACGACTTTAAGGAGAGCATGGACAGCGGTTTCAGTGACGAGAAAAAAAGCTTCGACACATACAAAGAGGAGCTGGAAAAAGAATTTACTGAGTATAAACGCATAGTTAACGAGGAATACGAAGCCTATAAAAATGAAATCCTCTCTCAATGGAAAGAGGCGGAAATGAGCACCCCTACCAAATGGGTGGAGTACACAAACGGTCTGAAAGAGAAAAAGGTAGTGGATTTTGAAAACGGTACCTACCGTCTTGAGGTTATCGGCAGAGATTACGAACAGGCTGAGAGAGACCTTGACGCCCTGATGAGAGACATGCTCGGTGTAGATAAGGCGACTGCCTTTCAGAGAGACATCCCTTCGCGGAAGACCGATGAAAAGGCTCGTGAGAAGCTTAAAAACATAGCCACGGGCACTGTCGGAAATGAAAGCGTCATAGGCAGCGCCGTAACCGGAAAGGAGAATCCCACAAAAAAGGACATCGACAGCGCCGCAGAGAAGCTTAAGGAAAATGCTTCTGTTAAAACCGAACCCTCAAAAACGGGTGAGACTGTCTTTGTTATGCAGGGCAAGCTGCCGCCTGAAACATACCGAAAAAGGGCTGAGGAGCTTAACCCCTCTGTTCAGAAATACGCAAAGGAATTTAAGATACAGCCTTCACTGGTTTTTTCCGTTATACAGACCGAAAGCGCATTCAACCCTGTAGCGCAGTCCCACATACCGGCTTACGGACTTATGCAGATTGTTCCCGCGTCCGCAGGAAAGGACGTGGCGCAGCTTCTTATGGGCAAACCGCTGATACTGACACCTTCATACCTGTTTAACACTGATAACAACATAAGGGCAGGAACAGCTTACCTTCATATCCTCTATTACAGATACCTCAAGGCTGTAAATCACCCCGAAAGCAGATTCTACTGCTCCATAGCGGCTTACAACACCGGCTCAGGGAATGTGGCTTCGGCTTTCAACGGGCGCAGCGCAGGTAAAAACAGATATAATGTAACAACGGCGGCGGGAATAATAAACAGCATGACGCCTTCAGAGGTGTATGACTATCTCCGTGTCCGGCTGGATTATGATGAAGCGAGAAGATATATAGTAAAAGTTACGGGCACACTGCCTTCGTACAGATATTTCGATTAA
- a CDS encoding LPP20 family lipoprotein: MKRIILAVMFVALVAVGCGGKSAEAPKVIDPCFNGAPAWVLSPELEGGLAASGSAKVGPAGMQFAKTEAMAAGRDELARIISLKVQNMVKNFTQVTGVGDAQTVDKVSSQVSKQVANETLNGSRQKNIWQSPCGDLWILVVLDPAVVKEQAKQAVQTSYKNDQALWQQFQAKKAYEELDKEIAKEFGQ, translated from the coding sequence ATGAAAAGAATAATTTTGGCGGTTATGTTTGTTGCTTTAGTTGCCGTCGGCTGCGGAGGAAAAAGTGCCGAAGCGCCGAAAGTTATCGATCCCTGCTTTAACGGTGCTCCCGCATGGGTTCTCAGCCCTGAGCTTGAAGGCGGTCTTGCCGCTTCCGGTTCTGCGAAGGTAGGTCCCGCCGGAATGCAGTTCGCCAAAACGGAAGCCATGGCTGCCGGCAGAGATGAACTTGCGAGAATCATAAGCCTTAAAGTTCAGAATATGGTAAAAAACTTTACTCAGGTAACAGGCGTGGGCGATGCCCAGACGGTTGACAAGGTTTCCTCTCAGGTTTCCAAACAGGTTGCCAATGAGACTCTTAACGGCTCCAGACAGAAAAATATCTGGCAGTCACCCTGCGGAGACCTCTGGATACTTGTAGTTCTTGACCCTGCTGTTGTTAAAGAGCAGGCTAAACAGGCTGTTCAGACCAGCTACAAAAATGATCAGGCTCTCTGGCAGCAGTTTCAGGCTAAAAAAGCCTACGAAGAGCTCGATAAAGAAATCGCAAAGGAATTCGGACAGTAA
- a CDS encoding FecR domain-containing protein, whose product MKKILLLITVLAAITATAFSIDKVSIGEIASAEGKVNIYKENEVRGELFRKNNHRLFKGDRIKTSGKSKAFINFRDQSKVVVLEKSLLTIDDFKKYSPSEGKVVFKITKTNEAQGVQIGLQTTVIGVKGTTFLVEVEPNPDGIGAAPAKVYLKEGELEFTSVEGEFKRYVEQVQEEYNSFVNETMSDYERYLKEQNEEFVEYVKEFSIKGGAAISIDGNEVRNIEFDDNVTNAFKELDLFSSRINVQGQTQKKKTVRPPIPPRPQPKPDNQGK is encoded by the coding sequence ATGAAAAAGATTTTACTCCTAATAACAGTTCTGGCGGCAATTACGGCAACCGCCTTTTCGATCGACAAAGTCTCCATCGGAGAAATAGCCTCCGCCGAAGGAAAAGTCAACATCTACAAAGAGAACGAAGTAAGAGGCGAATTGTTCAGAAAAAATAATCACAGACTTTTTAAAGGAGACAGAATCAAAACCTCCGGTAAAAGCAAGGCGTTTATTAACTTCAGAGACCAGTCAAAAGTAGTGGTGCTGGAAAAGTCGCTCCTTACCATAGATGATTTTAAAAAATACTCTCCGTCCGAGGGTAAGGTTGTTTTCAAAATAACCAAAACAAATGAGGCTCAGGGAGTTCAAATCGGGCTCCAGACCACAGTAATAGGTGTCAAGGGAACCACTTTCCTTGTTGAGGTCGAACCAAATCCTGACGGTATAGGCGCGGCTCCCGCCAAGGTATACCTCAAAGAAGGCGAGCTTGAATTCACATCTGTGGAAGGCGAATTTAAAAGATATGTGGAACAGGTTCAGGAGGAGTATAACAGCTTCGTGAACGAAACCATGAGCGACTATGAGAGATACCTGAAAGAACAGAACGAAGAGTTTGTGGAGTACGTAAAAGAGTTCAGCATCAAAGGCGGAGCGGCAATATCAATAGACGGAAACGAAGTGAGAAATATTGAGTTTGATGATAATGTTACAAACGCTTTCAAAGAGCTTGACCTTTTCTCATCACGCATAAATGTACAGGGGCAGACACAGAAAAAGAAGACAGTCAGACCGCCTATCCCGCCCAGACCCCAGCCAAAACCGGATAATCAGGGTAAGTAA
- a CDS encoding alpha/beta fold hydrolase, translating into MQSELGYKYNSSYGAIKYDIKGEGQPLILVHGTPWSSYNWRKVIPALSQWFTVYYYDLPGYGQSEKNIENVSLGIQNDALKELIDFWKLDNPKIVGHDFGGATVLRTHLLNKQPFQKILLIDPVAVSPWGSPFFSHVAHHESAFADLPGNIHDALLTRYIEGATYTPMDRETLLEIKKPWSGKDGQAAFYRQIAQSDRKYTDEAEALYHEIKVPVFLIWGEDDQWIPVERGIELHRRIKSSEFVTLPQTGHLVQEDQPALLVSYILKFMEI; encoded by the coding sequence ATGCAGTCTGAATTGGGGTATAAGTACAATTCCTCATACGGTGCAATAAAATATGACATAAAAGGGGAAGGGCAGCCGCTCATCCTTGTACATGGAACACCGTGGTCATCATACAATTGGCGCAAAGTGATTCCTGCCCTGAGTCAGTGGTTTACTGTTTATTATTATGATTTGCCCGGGTACGGTCAGTCAGAAAAAAATATCGAAAACGTATCTTTAGGTATTCAGAATGATGCTTTGAAGGAGTTGATTGACTTCTGGAAGCTGGATAATCCTAAAATAGTCGGGCATGATTTCGGCGGTGCGACGGTGCTGAGGACGCATTTACTGAACAAGCAGCCGTTTCAGAAGATTTTGCTTATTGATCCGGTTGCCGTTTCACCGTGGGGGTCTCCGTTTTTCAGCCATGTCGCACACCATGAATCCGCTTTCGCGGATCTTCCGGGTAATATCCACGACGCGCTTTTGACGAGATACATTGAAGGAGCGACCTATACTCCAATGGACAGGGAAACGCTGCTGGAAATCAAGAAACCGTGGTCAGGAAAAGATGGACAGGCTGCTTTTTACCGTCAGATAGCACAGTCAGACAGGAAATATACCGACGAGGCTGAAGCGCTCTATCATGAAATTAAAGTTCCGGTGTTTTTGATTTGGGGAGAGGACGATCAGTGGATCCCCGTAGAAAGGGGCATTGAACTTCACCGCAGGATAAAATCTTCCGAATTTGTTACATTGCCGCAGACCGGTCATCTGGTTCAGGAAGACCAGCCTGCGCTTCTGGTTTCATATATACTCAAGTTTATGGAGATCTAG
- a CDS encoding MerR family transcriptional regulator translates to MTDKLYYKIGEVCEITELKSSVLRFWEKEFKQLRPVKSGGGQRFYTKKHLDLIFSLKRMLYEEKLTIEGVRRKLNKVLNEPAKPQMLVSTASASPEEIKKELLDILNILKDK, encoded by the coding sequence ATGACTGATAAGCTTTACTACAAGATAGGCGAAGTCTGCGAGATAACGGAACTTAAATCCTCCGTGCTGCGTTTCTGGGAGAAGGAATTTAAACAGCTGCGCCCTGTTAAGTCAGGAGGCGGACAGCGTTTTTATACCAAAAAACACCTTGATCTTATCTTTTCCCTGAAACGTATGCTTTATGAAGAAAAGCTGACCATTGAAGGTGTGCGCAGAAAGCTGAACAAGGTTCTGAATGAACCCGCTAAGCCGCAGATGCTTGTTTCAACTGCGTCTGCTTCACCTGAAGAGATTAAAAAAGAGCTTTTGGATATTCTTAATATCCTTAAAGATAAGTGA
- a CDS encoding integration host factor subunit alpha, with protein MTKADIVETVHEKLGLTKKDISKVVDEVFDAIRENILEKTNVKISGFGNFEVKKRGRRIGRNPKTGVETVIEPRTVVVFRPSQIFKDEVND; from the coding sequence ATGACAAAAGCTGACATCGTCGAGACCGTACACGAAAAGCTTGGACTTACCAAGAAGGACATCTCCAAAGTAGTGGATGAGGTTTTTGACGCAATCAGGGAAAATATCCTTGAGAAAACCAACGTCAAAATTTCCGGCTTCGGCAACTTTGAAGTGAAAAAGAGAGGCAGAAGAATCGGCAGAAATCCTAAAACAGGCGTGGAAACAGTTATCGAACCCCGCACTGTAGTGGTTTTCAGACCCAGCCAGATTTTCAAAGACGAGGTAAATGACTGA
- the fusA gene encoding elongation factor G, giving the protein MEIGRIRNVAFISHGGAGKTSLAEAILFNAGAVSRIGSVENGTSFMDFDPVEIKRKLSIHSKVSSIEWSKHLINIVDTPGYSNFLHETKAAVTAVGGAVVIASAITGVKAETQRVWQYADENDLAKIVFVNKMDKDRADFFRALGDIEKSFNVIPLPIFIPIGKEDDFKGIIDLVKMKAYIYPAEPTAQFRIEEIPAEYAAEAERYRGKLLEAVSETDDALIEKFLEGEELTDEEIEKGLREGTIRKQFIPVLCGSAVKNIGSKLLLEAIIKYLPSPLEREYKIAKNIDTGEDFVAVPDEAEFSAFVFKTFIDPFAGKLSLIRIFSGEMKSDSEVYNTEKEEKERIAQLYLLQGKNHIKIDKAVAGQIVMVNKLKYTDTFDTLCSGRKKVVFPKPELNEPVLAYSIVPKSKDDEDKVSSGLHRLMEEDMGIRVERNEQTGQQLLKGMGQMHIEVVAERLQNKFGVQVELKTPKVPYMETIRSKAKGQGKYKKQSGGRGQYGDVWIEIEPMPRGSGFEFANNIVGGAVPKNYIPAVEKGIYEASREGILAGFPLVDFRVSLYDGSYHSVDSSEMAFKIAGSMAFKKVAAECKPVLLEPIMNLDVFVPDDTTGAVIGDLNSRRGRIANVEPQANGQHIRAEVPMAEVLAYAPDLRSMTGGHGIFTMEFSRYDEVPTHLMEKIIEEQTGA; this is encoded by the coding sequence ATGGAGATTGGCAGAATAAGAAACGTGGCATTCATCTCCCACGGAGGTGCGGGTAAAACCAGTCTGGCGGAAGCTATTCTCTTCAACGCAGGCGCCGTGAGCCGTATCGGCAGTGTCGAAAACGGTACGAGCTTCATGGATTTTGATCCTGTTGAGATCAAGAGAAAGTTGTCAATCCACTCCAAAGTATCCTCCATAGAATGGAGCAAACACCTCATAAACATCGTTGACACTCCCGGCTATTCTAACTTTCTGCATGAAACCAAGGCAGCGGTGACGGCAGTGGGCGGTGCTGTGGTCATAGCCAGCGCCATTACAGGTGTAAAGGCTGAAACTCAGAGAGTGTGGCAGTATGCCGATGAAAACGATCTGGCGAAAATTGTCTTCGTAAACAAAATGGATAAGGACAGGGCGGATTTTTTCCGCGCTCTGGGCGATATAGAAAAATCCTTCAATGTTATTCCTCTGCCCATTTTCATACCCATAGGTAAAGAGGATGACTTCAAAGGGATTATTGACCTTGTTAAAATGAAGGCGTACATCTATCCGGCGGAACCCACCGCTCAGTTCAGGATAGAGGAAATTCCCGCTGAATATGCGGCGGAAGCGGAGAGATACAGGGGTAAGCTCCTTGAGGCTGTGAGCGAAACTGACGACGCTCTCATCGAAAAATTCCTTGAAGGCGAGGAACTCACGGATGAAGAAATAGAAAAAGGGCTCCGCGAGGGAACCATACGCAAGCAGTTCATTCCGGTGCTCTGCGGCTCAGCCGTTAAAAACATAGGCAGCAAGCTCCTTCTGGAAGCCATAATAAAATATCTGCCTTCACCCCTTGAGAGAGAATATAAAATCGCTAAAAATATTGACACGGGAGAAGACTTTGTTGCCGTTCCTGACGAGGCTGAGTTTTCCGCCTTTGTATTTAAAACGTTCATTGATCCTTTTGCCGGAAAGCTTTCTCTTATAAGGATTTTCTCCGGCGAAATGAAAAGCGATTCCGAGGTCTACAACACCGAAAAGGAAGAAAAGGAACGCATAGCTCAGCTTTACCTTCTTCAGGGCAAGAATCATATTAAGATTGACAAAGCCGTTGCAGGTCAGATAGTTATGGTAAATAAACTGAAATATACCGATACCTTCGACACTCTGTGCAGCGGCAGGAAGAAGGTTGTTTTTCCTAAGCCGGAGCTGAACGAACCTGTACTGGCTTACTCAATTGTGCCGAAATCCAAGGATGACGAGGATAAGGTTTCCTCCGGACTTCACCGTCTCATGGAAGAGGATATGGGGATCCGTGTTGAGCGTAATGAACAGACCGGACAGCAGCTTCTCAAAGGCATGGGGCAGATGCACATAGAAGTTGTAGCCGAAAGGCTCCAGAATAAGTTCGGTGTTCAGGTTGAGCTGAAAACGCCTAAGGTTCCTTATATGGAAACCATACGCAGCAAAGCCAAAGGGCAAGGAAAATATAAGAAGCAAAGCGGCGGCAGAGGTCAGTACGGCGATGTCTGGATAGAGATAGAGCCTATGCCCAGAGGCAGCGGTTTTGAGTTTGCAAACAACATAGTCGGCGGTGCTGTTCCGAAAAACTATATACCCGCAGTTGAAAAAGGTATATATGAAGCATCCAGAGAGGGCATTCTTGCGGGTTTTCCGCTGGTGGATTTCAGAGTGAGTCTGTATGACGGCTCCTATCACTCTGTGGATTCATCTGAGATGGCGTTTAAGATAGCAGGCTCAATGGCATTTAAAAAAGTCGCCGCCGAATGCAAGCCTGTTCTTCTGGAACCGATTATGAACCTTGACGTTTTCGTTCCTGATGATACAACTGGAGCAGTAATAGGCGACCTTAACTCCAGAAGAGGACGCATCGCGAATGTCGAACCTCAGGCAAACGGTCAGCACATACGTGCTGAAGTGCCTATGGCAGAGGTTTTGGCATATGCGCCGGATCTCAGAAGCATGACAGGCGGACACGGCATTTTCACCATGGAATTTTCCCGTTATGATGAAGTGCCCACCCACCTTATGGAGAAAATTATCGAGGAGCAGACAGGGGCTTAA